In Carya illinoinensis cultivar Pawnee chromosome 7, C.illinoinensisPawnee_v1, whole genome shotgun sequence, the following are encoded in one genomic region:
- the LOC122314801 gene encoding G2/mitotic-specific cyclin-1-like has translation MVITDENKPTNFQVGGLEMGTRKSRQEIRQQNRRALSVINQNLVGGQAYPCVVNKRTLSEKYDICEKKQADPIHRPITRKFAAQIANRQQAYFQETKKANPSASEGFQACIFIDEEHKSPKEDQPVPMFLEQTEAMSSGTEEMEEIEMEDVVEEPVMDIDSCDAKNPLAVVDYIEDLYAYYRKMESFSCVSTNYMAQQFDINERMRSILIDWLIEVHDKFELTKETLFLTINIIDRFLSKQTVVRKKLQLVGLVAMLLACKYEEVSVPIVGDLILISDKAYTRKEVLDMESLMLNTLQFNMSVPTPYVFMQRFLKAAQSDKKLEQLSFFLIELSLVEYEMLKFPPSLLAAAAVYTAQCTLYSYKQWSKTCEWHTSYSEHQLLECSRLMVGFHQNAATGKLTGVHRKYCTSKFGYTAKSEPAHFLLDTQL, from the exons ATGGTTATTACTGACGAGAACAAGCCCACAAATTTTCAAG TCGGAGGGTTAGAGATGGGTACTAGAAAGTCCAGGCAGGAGATTAGGCAGCAGAACAGAAGGGCTTTAAGCGTCATTAATCAGAATTTAGTGGGAGGTCAAGCATACCCTTGTGTTGTCAACAAGAGAACCCTGTCAGA AAAATATGATATCTGTGAAAAGAAGCAGGCTGATCCAATTCATCGACCAATCACGAG GAAGTTCGCTGCACAAATTGCAAACAGGCAGCAAGCTTATTTCCAG GAAACCAAGAAAGCGAATCCATCAGCTTCAGAGGGATTTCAAGCTTGCATATTTATAGACGAGGAACACAAGTCACCTAAAGAAGACCAACCAGTGCCCATGTTTTTAGAACAAACAGAAGCAATGTCTAGTGGAACTGAAGAAATG GAGGAGATTGAAATGGAGGATGTAGTTGAAGAGCCTGTCATGGATATTGACAGCTGTGATGCAAAGAATCCACTTGCAGTTGTGGACTACATTGAAGATCTCTATGCCTACTACAGAAAAATGGAG AGTTTTAGCTGTGTCTCTACGAACTATATGGCACAACAATTTGACATCAATGAGAGGATGAGATCCATACTGATTGACTGGCTTATTGAG GTCCACGATAAGTTTGAACTGACGAAAGAGACATTGTTCCTAACGATTAATATAATAGACAGATTTTTATCTAAGCAAACAGTAGTAAGAAAGAAACTTCAGTTGGTGGGTTTGGTTGCCATGCTCTTAGCATGCAAGTACGAGGAAGTTTCTGTTCCTATTGTCGGAGACTTGATTCTTATATCAGATAAAGCTTACACAAGGAAGGAGGTTCTGGACATG GAGAGCTTGATGCTCAACACATTGCAGTTCAACATGTCAGTTCCAACCCCGTATGTTTTCATGCAAAGGTTCCTCAAGGCTGCTCAGTCGGATAAAAAG CTTGAGCAACTGTCCTTCTTCTTGATCGAGCTTTCGCTGGTGGAGTATGAAATGCTCAAGTTTCCACCATCTTTATTAGCAGCTGCTGCAGTCTATACTGCTCAATGTACTCTTTATTCGTACAAGCAGTGGAGTAAGACCTGTGAATGGCATACCAGCTACTCAGAACATCAGCTATT AGAATGCTCAAGACTAATGGTAGGTTTCCACCAAAATGCAGCAACGGGGAAACTCACTGGGGTACATAGGAAATATTGTACATCTAAGTTTGGCTATACTGCAAAATCTGAACCGGCTCATTTTCTTTTGGATACCCAACTATAG
- the LOC122315616 gene encoding uncharacterized protein LOC122315616 — translation MRAGFLFPKCSQSGSLLEDQDEQERKRFIDSKIAQHRLEKFFPVYALGISMPDTDSFVSVFNSDDPLADPIWDAVKEEAKFEGGICGREAPHMPKASCFKG, via the exons ATGAGAGCTGGGTTTCTCTTCCCAAAATGCTCTCAGAGCGGCTCTCTCTTAGAGGACCAGGATGAGCAGGAAAGGAAGAGATTTATTGATTCCAAGATTGCCCAGCACcggttagagaagttttttcCGGTTTATGCATTGGGGATTTCAATGCCTGACACGGACTCTTTTGTGTCGGTTTTCAATTCGGATGACCCGCTTGCCGACCCTATTTGGGACGCTGTGAAAGAAGAGGCCAAGTTTGAG GGAGGCATATGCGGCAGGGAGGCTCCGCATATGCCAAAAGCATCATGTTTCAAAGGTTGA
- the LOC122315614 gene encoding protein STRICTOSIDINE SYNTHASE-LIKE 6-like, with product MADSKNLHSASRNKASSEKKATWSFTVFMAVLLPIFAAIVIYQLDSFDPAPLPPDLLTRYVISVPASNNRMLRGSEPLGAGHLLGPEDVPYDPISGVIYTGCADGWISRVTLNDSTVQKWINTGGRPLGIAVVRDDEVWVADPVKGLLKVKAADGTVELLTDEAEGQKFGTTDAVDVADNGMVYFTDASYKYGLHEFIWDFLEGKPHGRLLSYDPATKKTKVLVRNLYFANGVAVSPDQNYVIFCETLARRCRKYHIQGKEKGKVTEFIDHLPGMPDNIRYDGDGRYWIALATAPTLSWYLAFRYPFIRKFIAIMEKYIGRPNMEKNGGALAVDLEGKPTAHYYDPGLSLVSSAIKIGHHLYCGSLVAPNIIRLNLRQYPAT from the exons ATGGCCGATTCGAAGAACCTCCACTCAGCTTCACGAAACAAGGCTTCTAGCGAAAAAAAAGCCACATGGTCTTTCACGGTTTTTATGGCCGTATTGCTTCCCATTTTTGCCGCCATAGTTATTTATCAACTGGACTCGTTCGACCCGGCTCCTCTACCCCCGGACCTGCTGACTCGGTACGTTATTTCCGTGCCGGCAAGTAACAATCGTATGCTCCGAGGATCGGAGCCCTTGGGTGCGGGCCACTTGTTGGGACCGGAAGATGTCCCTTACGATCCCATATCCGGAGTCATCTACACGGGCTGTGCAGATGGGTGGATCAGCCGGGTCACGTTGAACGACTCGACTGTGCAGAAATGGATAAACACCGGCGGCAGACCGTTGGGAATCGCTGTTGTACGTGACGACGAAGTCTGGGTTGCTGATCCCGTAAAG GGCCTCCTGAAGGTGAAAGCGGCAGATGGGACAGTGGAGCTGTTGACAGATGAGGCTGAGGGACAAAAATTCGGAACGACAGACGCAGTAGATGTAGCAGATAATGGCATGGTTTATTTTACAGATGCTTCGTATAAATATGGATTGCATGAGTTCATTTGGGATTTTTTGGAGGGTAAGCCCCACGGTAGACTTCTGAGTTATGATCCAGCGACCAAGAAAACAAAGGTGCTGGTTCGCAATCTCTACTTTGCTAATGGAGTGGCAGTCTCGCCTGATCAAAATTATGTGATCTTTTGCGAAACCTTAGC GAGAAGGTGTAGGAAATATCATATACAAGgcaaggaaaaaggaaaagtcaCTGAGTTTATTGATCATCTACCAGGCATGCCAGATAATATCCGATATGATGGAGATGGCCGCTACTGGATTGCATTGGCAACG GCACCTACACTTTCATGGTATTTAGCATTCAGATACCCTTTCATCCGGAAGTTTATAGCAATCATGGAGAAGTACATAGGGCGACCAAATATGGAGAAGAATGGAGGGGCTCTTGCCGTTGATTTGGAAGGAAAACCAACTGCTCACTACTATGATCCTGGACTGTCACTGGTTTCAAGTGCCATCAAGATCGGACATCATTTGTACTGTGGATCCCTTGTTGCCCCGAACATTATCCGCCTCAATTTGAGACAATATCCTGCCACATAG
- the LOC122315100 gene encoding protein GRIP: MSETMAAEGGDLAGALETHAEDALRSEKHSSDMSYTSNGNLAMENGLPDVNPCSNDTYDQMVQMVTDLRFQNEFLKSQFEGLRHFQSDSNVSNQQTKASEIGDGEYEDVKELREKIESLKGELLEEKQTRVAAEVALKHLTEAYSEADAKAQDLSSKLAEAQQKLDQEIKEREEKYSELDSKFSRLHKRAKQRIQDIQKEKDDLEARFREVSDAAEQASSQQTSLQQELERTRQQANDALKAMDAERQQLRSTNNKLRDTIEELRRSLQPKESALEALQQSLLEKEQMLEDMRGLLQAADEKRQASIAELSAKHQKNLESLEAQLADAFSERSKATETISALQVLVAEKESKIAEMDAASTGEAARLRASMETVKGEIAHLKHEHEKEKEGWEAASQTLRTKLEIAESNCIRAEIEAAKMRSHLESEVSAQARLLSIRDAELVAAKEEISRLENEFSSYKVRAHALLQKKDAELAASKESEQLKVLEEALNEAEKEVSSVSTERDRALQDLQNALANHDKELKERDMILENAKQQIKNLEIKLISATASHQSDKEAWEMNLQNLEETWRLRCEAVKAQNEASSGEDLQRELEELKLRYKVLKEEHDSFRDLADRMIEEKDKEMAKLLDDNKNLHQSLESRPPVDHYDNYRTAMQKQDAQNASTSAAEQQILLLARQQAQREEELAQSQRHILALQEEIEELERENRLHSQQEAILKAELRNMERMQKREGVDMTYLKNVILKLLETGEVEALLPVIGMLLQFSPEEIQKCQQAYRNSTDVPPNPATDASGSAGSLFSRFSFS, encoded by the exons ATGAGCGAGACAATGGCAGCTGAGGGAGGTGATTTGGCTGGAGCGTTGGAAACTCATGCAGAAGATGCTCTAAGATCTGAGAAACACTCATCTGACATGAGCTACACGAGCAATGGGAATCTTGCCATGGAAAATGGGTTGCCTGATGTCAACCCGTGTTCAAATGATACTTATGATCAGATGGTTCAAATGGTTACTGACCTAAGATTTCAGAATGAATTTTTGAAGTCCCAGTTTGAGGGTTTGAGGCATTTTCAATCGGATTCAAATGTGTCTAACCAACAGACAAAGGCAAGTGAGATTGGTGATGGGGAATATGAAGATGTGAAAGAACTTCGTGAAAAGATAGAATCTTTGAAGGGAGAACTTTTGGAGGAAAAACAGACAAGGGTTGCAGCGGAGGTGGCTTTGAAGCATCTTACAGAGGCATACTCGGAGGCAGATGCAAAAGCCCAAGATCTCTCTTCAAAGCTCGCTGAAG CTCAACAGAAGTTGGATCAAGAAATAAAAGAGCGTGAAGAGAAGTACTCTGAACTTGACTCGAAATTTAGCAGGCTTCACAAACGAGCTAAACAACGCATACAAGATATTCAAAAG GAAAAGGATGATCTTGAGGCTCGTTTTCGTGAAGTGAGTGATGCGGCTGAGCAAGCATCATCCCAACAGACATCATTGCAGCAAGAGCTTGAGCGTACACGGCagcaagctaatgatgcattaAAAGCAATGGATGCAGAGAGGCAACAATTAAGGAGTACAAACAATAA ACTGCGAGACACCATTGAGGAATTGCGGCGTTCATTGCAACCAAAAGAGAGTGCTCTCGAGGCTTTGCAACAGTCACTATTGGAGAAGGAACAG ATGTTGGAAGACATGCGAGGACTATTACAAGCTGCGGATGAAAAGAGGCAAGCTTCGATAGCCGAGCTCTCTGCTAAACATCAGAAG AATCTGGAGAGTTTGGAAGCCCAACTTGCTGATGCATTCTCGGAGAGAAGCAAAGCAACTGAAACTATTTCTGCGTTACAG GTGCTAGTTGCGGAAAAAGAGTCCAAGATTGCAGAGATGgatgcagcctcaactggtgaAGCAGCTCGGCTTAGAGCTTCTATGGAAACTGTAAAGGGAGAGATTGCTCACCTAAAACATGAGCAC gagaaagaaaaggagggcTGGGAAGCTGCCTCGCAGACACTTAGAACGAAACTGGAAATTGCCGAGAGTAATTGTATACGTGCTGAAATTGAAGCAGCTAAAATGAGAA GTCATCTGGAATCTGAGGTGTCTGCTCAAGCCCGGTTGCTAAGTATTAGAGATGCAGAATTAGTGGCCGCGAAGGAGGAG ATCAGCCGCcttgaaaatgaattttcttCCTACAAGGTTCGTGCTCATGCACTTCTCCAAAAGAAGGATGCAGAGCTAGCTGCATCTAAAGAATCTGAACAACTTAAAGTTCTTGAAGAAGCGCTAAAT gaagctgaaaaagaagtaTCATCTGTCTCTACAGAAAGGGATAGAGCCCTACAAGATCTTCAGAATGCTTTGGCTAATCATGATAAAGAACTCAAAGAAAG AGATATGATCCTTGAAAATGCCAAGCAGCAGATTAAGAATTTGGAAATAAAGCTTATTTCTGCTACTGCTAGCCACCAATCAGATAAGGAAGCATGGGAAATGAACCTTCAAAATTTAGAAGAAACATGGCGAT TGAGATGTGAGGCTGTGAAGGCTCAAAACGAAGCATCTTCTGGGGAGGACCTGCAAAGAGAATTAGAGGAGCTCAAACTACGTTATAAAGTATTAAAG GAAGAGCATGACTCATTTCGCGATCTTGCTGATAGAATGATCGAGGAGAAGGACAAAGAGATGGCTAAACTTTTAGATGATAATAAGAATCTTCATCAATCTCTGGAATCTAGACCACCT GTTGATCACTATGATAACTACAGGACAG CCATGCAAAAGCAAGATGCACAGAATGCAAGCACTTCTGCAGCAGAACAGCAGATTCTG CTTTTGGCAAGGCAGCAAGCTCAGAGAGAGGAAGAGCTAGCACAGTCACAACGGCACATTTTAGCACTTCAA GAGGAAATTGAGGAGCTTGAACGTGAAAATCGTCTTCATAGCCAACAG GAAGCCATACTGAAGGCTGAACTTCGCAACATGGAAAGAATGCAGAAGAGGGAAGGAGTAGATATGAcgtatttgaaaaatgttatctTAAAGCTTCTTGAAACGG GTGAAGTGGAGGCTCTACTACCAGTGATTGGGATGCTTCTTCAATTTAGTCCTGAGGAG ATTCAGAAGTGTCAACAAGCATACCGCAACTCTACAGATGTTCCACCAAACCCAGCCACTGATGCTTCAGGATCTGCCGGCTCTCTTTTCTCAAGATTCTCATTTTCTTAA
- the LOC122315383 gene encoding phosphoserine aminotransferase 1, chloroplastic-like yields MIAFTPTIGRLYSYIININSPYTYIYPLEDSKLKHIIRSAKILSPSLCDPRSIRHRVHTTTTPAIAMATSSHSLLLQNPNRALLKTPSRSILPTTHLNTVNLPTKLISIRCAATTQTQDHSPLTQTQSQDRVFNFAAGPATLPENVLLKAESELYNWHGSGMSVMEMSHRGKEFLSIIQKAESDLRTLLKIPSEYAVLFLQGGATTQFAAIPLNLVKPDEPVDYLVTGSWGDKAFKEAQKFSKAKVIWSGKSDKYTRIPSFEGLEQSPDAKYLHICANETIHGVEFKDYPTPKNGLLVADMSSNFCSKPVDVSKFGIIYAGAQKNVGPSGVTIVIVRKDLIGNAQEITPIMLEYKIHADNNSLYNTPPCYGIYMCGLVFEDLLAQGGLEEVEKKNKKKAELLYSAIDGSNGFYRCPVERSVRSLMNVPFTLEKPELEAEFVKEAAKEKMVQLKGHRSVGGMRASIYNAMSLAGVEKLVAFMKDFQAKHA; encoded by the exons ATGATT GCATTTACTCCTACAATTGGTAGACtatattcatatattataaatataaattccccctatacatatatatatccgCTCGAAGATTCCAAACTGAAACATATTATAAGATCTGCAAAAatactctctccctctctctgtgaTCCCAGATCCATAAGGCACCGCgtccacaccaccaccacccccgCCATCGCCATGGCAACCTCATCCCACTCTCTTCTCCTCCAGAACCCTAATCGTGCTCTCCTCAAAACCCCATCGCGTTCCATCCTCCCCACCACCCACCTCAACACCGTCAACCTCCCCACCAAGCTCATCTCAATCAGATGCGCCGCCACAACTCAAACCCAAGATCACAGCCCATTGACCCAGACCCAATCCCAAGATCGAGTCTTCAACTTCGCCGCCGGGCCCGCTACCCTCCCGGAGAACGTCCTCCTCAAGGCCGAGTCGGAGCTCTACAACTGGCACGGATCCGGCATGAGCGTCATGGAAATGAGCCACCGAGGTAAGGAGTTCCTCTCCATCATCCAAAAGGCCGAATCGGATCTCCGTACCCTTCTGAAAATCCCCTCCGAATACGCGGTCCTCTTCCTCCAGGGCGGCGCCACCACCCAGTTTGCTGCGATCCCTTTAAATCTGGTTAAACCAGACGAGCCAGTGGATTACCTGGTCACCGGGTCGTGGGGGGACAAGGCCTTCAAGGAAGCACAGAAGTTCAGTAAAGCCAAGGTGATCTGGTCCGGCAAATCGGATAAGTACACGAGAATCCCGTCATTCGAGGGGTTGGAGCAGAGCCCGGACGCCAAGTATTTGCATATATGCGCCAACGAAACCATTCACGGTGTCGAGTTCAAGGACTACCCGACTCCGAAGAATGGCCTTCTGGTAGCCGATATGTCTTCGAATTTCTGTTCGAAGCCCGTGGATGTGTCGAAATTCGGAATCATATACGCTGGGGCTCAGAAGAACGTGGGTCCATCTGGGGTCACTATTGTCATCGTCAGGAAGGATCTGATTGGGAATGCCCAGGAGATCACACCCATTATGTTAGAGTACAAGATCCACGCCGACAACAACTCGCTCTATAACACCCCTCCTTGCTACGGAATTTACATGTGTGGATTGGTTTTCGAGGACTTGTTGGCGCAAGGTGGATTGGAGGAGGtggagaagaagaataagaagaaggcCGAGCTTCTGTACAGCGCGATCGATGGGAGCAATGGATTCTACAGGTGCCCAGTTGAGAGGTCGGTGAGGTCGTTGATGAACGTACCGTTCACATTGGAGAAGCCGGAGCTGGAAGCGGAGTTTGTGAAGGAGGCGGCTAAGGAGAAGATGGTTCAGCTCAAGGGACATAGGTCGGTTGGGGGTATGCGTGCTTCCATATACAATGCTATGTCTTTGGCTGGGGTTGAGAAGTTGGTTGCTTTCATGAAAGATTTCCAAGCAAAGCATGCTTGA
- the LOC122315615 gene encoding serine acetyltransferase 2-like, whose protein sequence is MACLSDESWVSLPKMLSERLSLREDQDEQERKRFIDSKIAQHRLEKFFPVYALGISRPDSDSVVSVFNSDDPLADPIWDAVKEEAKLEAEKEPILSSFLYASILSHDCLEQALGFVLANRLQNPTLLATQLMDIFCEVIMHDTSIQRSIRLDMQAFKDRDPACLSYCSVLLYLKGYHSLQVYRVAHALWSQGRKVLALALQSRISEVFGVDIHPAAKIGEGILLDHATGVVIGETAVVGNRVSLMHGVTLGGTGKEVGDRHPKVGEGALIGASANILGNIKIGKGAMVAAGSLVLKDIPPHSMVAGIPAKVIGYVDEQDPSLTMKHDASKEFFQQAAVIFKDGRSTGAQDRERSDEGT, encoded by the exons ATGGCTTGCCTGAGCGATGAGAGCTGGGTTTCTCTTCCCAAAATGCTCTCAGAGCGGCTCTCTCTTAGAGAGGACCAGGATGAGCAGGAAAGGAAGAGATTTATTGATTCCAAGATTGCCCAGCACcggttagagaagttttttcCGGTTTATGCATTGGGGATTTCAAGACCTGACTCGGACTCTGTTGTGTCGGTTTTCAATTCGGATGACCCGCTTGCTGACCCTATTTGGGACGCTGTGAAAGAAGAGGCCAAGTTGGAG GCAGAAAAGGAGCCAATTTTGAGTAGCTTCTTGTATGCCAGTATATTATCCCATGATTGCTTAGAGCAAGCCTTGGGGTTTGTTCTTGCGAATAGACTGCAGAATCCTACACTTTTGGCGACTCAGCTGATGGATATATTTTGTGAAGTGATAATGCATGACACTAGTATTCAACGTTCAATTCGCCTAGATATGCAG GCATTTAAAGACCGAGATCCTGCGTGCTTGTCATATTGCTCAGTTCTGTTGTATCTTAAG GGATATCATTCTCTGCAAGTATATCGAGTAGCACATGCCTTGTGGAGCCAAGGGCGCAAAGTGTTGGCCTTGGCATTACAAAGCCGAATCAGTGAG GTTTTTGGAGTTGACATACATCCAG CTGCGAAAATTGGAGAGGGAATATTACTGGATCATGCGACAGGTGTGGTTATTGGTGAAACTGCTGTCGTAGGAAACAGAGTTTCATTGATGCAT GGTGTAACTTTAGGAGGAACAGGAAAAGAAGTTGGTGATCGTCATCCAAAAGTAGGTGAAGGTGCACTAATTGGAGCTAGTGCAAATATACTTGGGAATATAAAAATAGGTAAAGGTGCGATGGTAGCTGCAGGATCCCTTGTGTTAAAAGACATCCCTCCCCACAG CATGGTGGCAGGAATACCAGCTAAAGTGATTGGATATGTAGATGAGCAAGATCCATCATTGACAATGAAGCATG ATGCTAGCAAAGAGTTTTTTCAACAAGCAGCAGTTATTTTTAAAGACGGAAGATCAACCG GAGCTCAAGACCGTGAAAGAAGTGATGAAGGCACTTAA